One segment of Niveibacterium microcysteis DNA contains the following:
- a CDS encoding ribonucleoside-diphosphate reductase subunit alpha: MQVIANEAVANPALSALPHDAASEAERYADYKIIRRNGAVVGFEPSKIAVAVTKAFLAVEGSHGAVSARVREVVGSLTEQVVRALVRRQPHGGTFHIEDIQDQVELALMRSGEHDVARAYVLYREKRAAERAQKAKATPPAAALHVTHRGERRPLDRAELADLVAAACAGLGEQVQPEAILEGALRNLYDGVPLDEVRKALILAARTLIEKEPAYDYVTARLQLHVIRDEVLGEEVAHAAMATRYAEYFPRYVKLGIEAELLDPKLAQFDLARLGAAIVADRDLKFGYLGLQTLYDRYFLHIEERRIELPQVFFMRVAMGLALGEIDREARAIEFYNVLSQFDFMSSTPTLFNAGTLHSQLSSCYLTTVDDSLDDIYQAIKENALLQKFAGGLGNDWTPVRALGARIKGTNGKSQGVIPFLKVVNDTAVAVNQGGKRKGAVCAYLETWHLDIEEFLELRKNTGDDRRRTHDMNTANWIPDLFMKRVMEGAEWTLFSPSDVPGLHDKFGRAFEEAYVEYERRADRGDIKLFRRMPALQLWRKMLTMLFETGHPWITFKDPCNIRSPQQHVGVVHSSNLCTEITLNTSDTEIAVCNLGSVNLLAHLGKDGELDHDKLRRTIRTAMRMLDNVVDINYYAVGKARNSNLKHRPVGLGIMGFQDCLHAKRIPYASEDAIAFADRSMEAVCYYAYWASTDLAEERGRYSSFRGSLWDRGILPLDSLKLLADERGGYLEVDTSSTLDWDALRRRIGEVGMRNSNCVAIAPTATISNIIGVDACIEPTYQNLYVKSNLSGEFTIANESLVRDLKKLGLWDEVMVADLKYFDGSLAKIDRIPDELRRLYATAFEIEPKWIVECAARRAKWIDQAQSLNIYMAGASGRKLDETYKLAWLRGLKTTYYLRALGATSAEKSTGRGGELNAVPVSGGVSAAAAEAVSEPAKFCSIDNPDCEACQ; encoded by the coding sequence ATGCAGGTCATCGCCAACGAAGCGGTCGCCAACCCGGCGCTATCCGCGCTGCCGCATGATGCCGCCAGCGAGGCGGAACGCTATGCCGATTACAAGATCATTCGCCGTAACGGAGCGGTGGTCGGATTCGAGCCGTCCAAGATTGCGGTTGCGGTCACCAAGGCCTTCCTCGCCGTCGAGGGTTCTCATGGCGCCGTCTCGGCGCGTGTGCGCGAGGTGGTCGGCAGCCTTACCGAACAGGTCGTGCGCGCACTGGTGCGTCGCCAGCCGCACGGCGGCACGTTCCACATCGAAGACATCCAGGATCAGGTCGAACTTGCGCTGATGCGTTCGGGCGAGCACGACGTCGCGCGCGCCTATGTGCTGTACCGCGAAAAGCGCGCTGCCGAGCGTGCGCAGAAGGCGAAGGCAACGCCGCCGGCCGCGGCGTTGCATGTCACGCACCGCGGCGAACGCAGGCCGCTGGACCGCGCCGAGCTCGCCGATCTGGTTGCGGCCGCCTGCGCTGGCCTTGGCGAGCAGGTGCAGCCCGAGGCGATCCTCGAAGGCGCACTGCGCAACCTTTACGACGGCGTGCCTTTGGACGAAGTGCGCAAGGCGCTGATCCTAGCCGCCCGCACGCTGATCGAGAAGGAACCGGCCTACGACTACGTCACCGCACGGCTGCAACTGCATGTGATTCGCGACGAGGTGCTGGGCGAGGAAGTTGCCCACGCCGCAATGGCCACGCGCTACGCGGAGTATTTCCCGCGCTACGTGAAGCTGGGTATCGAGGCTGAACTGCTCGACCCGAAGCTCGCGCAGTTCGACCTCGCGCGCCTGGGCGCGGCGATCGTCGCCGACCGTGACCTGAAGTTCGGCTACCTCGGCCTGCAGACGCTCTACGACCGCTACTTCCTGCACATCGAGGAGCGTCGTATCGAGCTGCCGCAGGTCTTCTTCATGCGCGTCGCGATGGGCTTGGCGCTGGGCGAGATTGACCGCGAGGCGCGTGCGATCGAGTTCTACAACGTGCTCTCGCAGTTCGACTTCATGAGCTCGACGCCGACGCTGTTCAACGCCGGCACACTGCATTCCCAGCTCTCGTCCTGCTACCTGACCACCGTGGATGACAGCCTCGACGACATCTACCAGGCAATCAAGGAAAACGCGCTGCTGCAGAAGTTCGCCGGCGGCCTCGGCAACGACTGGACGCCGGTGCGCGCACTCGGCGCGCGCATCAAGGGCACCAACGGCAAGAGCCAGGGCGTGATCCCCTTCCTCAAGGTCGTGAACGACACCGCGGTCGCGGTGAACCAGGGTGGCAAACGCAAGGGCGCTGTCTGCGCGTATCTCGAAACCTGGCACCTCGATATCGAGGAGTTCCTCGAGCTGCGCAAGAACACCGGCGACGACCGCCGTCGCACGCACGACATGAACACCGCGAACTGGATTCCGGATCTGTTCATGAAGCGGGTCATGGAAGGTGCCGAGTGGACGCTGTTCTCGCCCTCTGATGTGCCCGGTCTGCACGACAAGTTCGGCCGTGCCTTTGAAGAAGCCTACGTCGAGTACGAGCGCCGTGCGGACCGCGGCGACATCAAGCTGTTCCGCCGCATGCCGGCGCTGCAGCTGTGGCGCAAGATGCTGACGATGCTGTTTGAGACCGGGCATCCGTGGATCACCTTCAAGGACCCGTGCAACATCCGCTCGCCGCAGCAGCATGTCGGCGTGGTGCATTCGAGCAACCTCTGCACCGAGATCACGCTGAACACCTCCGACACCGAGATCGCAGTGTGCAACCTCGGCTCGGTGAACCTGCTCGCGCACCTGGGCAAGGATGGCGAGCTCGATCACGACAAGCTGCGCCGCACCATCCGCACCGCGATGCGGATGCTCGACAACGTGGTCGACATCAACTACTACGCGGTTGGCAAGGCGCGTAACTCGAACCTCAAGCACCGCCCGGTCGGCCTCGGTATCATGGGCTTCCAGGACTGCCTGCACGCCAAGCGCATCCCCTACGCCTCGGAGGATGCGATCGCCTTCGCCGATCGTTCGATGGAAGCGGTGTGCTACTACGCCTACTGGGCCTCGACCGATCTGGCCGAGGAGCGGGGCCGTTATTCGAGCTTCCGTGGCTCGCTGTGGGACCGCGGCATACTGCCGCTCGACAGCCTCAAGCTGCTGGCCGACGAGCGTGGCGGCTACTTGGAAGTCGATACCTCCAGCACGCTGGACTGGGACGCGCTGCGGCGCCGCATCGGCGAGGTCGGCATGCGCAACTCCAACTGCGTGGCGATCGCGCCGACTGCGACCATCTCCAACATCATCGGCGTCGACGCCTGCATCGAGCCGACGTACCAGAACCTCTACGTGAAGTCGAACCTCTCGGGGGAGTTCACGATCGCCAACGAGTCGCTGGTTCGCGATCTGAAGAAGCTCGGCTTGTGGGACGAGGTGATGGTCGCCGACCTCAAGTACTTCGACGGTTCGCTCGCGAAGATCGACCGCATTCCGGACGAGCTGCGCCGGCTCTACGCCACCGCGTTCGAGATCGAACCGAAGTGGATCGTCGAATGCGCCGCGCGGCGCGCGAAATGGATCGATCAGGCTCAGTCGCTGAACATCTACATGGCCGGCGCCTCGGGCCGCAAGCTCGATGAAACCTACAAGCTCGCGTGGCTGCGAGGCCTGAAGACCACCTACTACCTGCGCGCGCTCGGCGCGACGTCGGCCGAGAAGTCGACCGGCCGTGGCGGCGAGTTGAACGCGGTGCCCGTCAGTGGTGGCGTGAGTGCGGCGGCTGCGGAAGCGGTGTCCGAACCCGCGAAGTTCTGCAGCATCGACAACCCTGATTGCGAAGCCTGTCAGTAA
- the ampD gene encoding 1,6-anhydro-N-acetylmuramyl-L-alanine amidase AmpD, with the protein MDAEGFLPDARFVASPNFDARPAGCTIDLIVIHAISLPPECFGGPGVEQLFTNCLDPLAHPYYAGIHHLRVSSHFLIRRDGCIEQFVPTIQRAWHAGVSSWGGRERCNDFSIGIELEGSDTQPFDAAQYPALAELIRAIVRRHPISDIAGHCDIAPGRKTDPGPFFDWPLLATLLR; encoded by the coding sequence ATCGATGCGGAGGGTTTTCTTCCCGATGCGCGCTTCGTCGCGTCGCCCAATTTTGACGCCCGCCCGGCGGGCTGCACCATCGATCTGATCGTCATCCATGCGATCAGCCTGCCCCCGGAGTGCTTCGGTGGTCCGGGCGTAGAGCAGTTGTTCACCAACTGCCTCGACCCACTCGCCCATCCGTACTATGCGGGCATTCACCATCTCCGCGTGTCATCACATTTCCTGATTCGGCGAGACGGCTGCATCGAGCAGTTCGTGCCGACCATCCAGCGCGCATGGCACGCAGGTGTATCGAGCTGGGGTGGCCGCGAACGCTGTAATGATTTTTCGATCGGTATCGAGCTTGAAGGCAGCGACACGCAGCCCTTCGACGCAGCGCAGTACCCCGCCTTGGCAGAGCTGATCCGTGCCATCGTACGGCGCCATCCGATCAGCGACATCGCCGGGCATTGCGACATTGCCCCTGGGCGCAAGACAGACCCCGGTCCCTTCTTCGACTGGCCGTTGCTCGCCACGCTTCTGCGCTGA
- a CDS encoding ribonucleotide-diphosphate reductase subunit beta gives MLNFDDDLISANRTQPRVAEAGVSSSVATHDEARRINVADKRVINGATDVNQLVPFKYKWAWEKYLATCANHWMPQEVNMARDIALWKDPNGLTEDERRIVKRNLGFFVTADSLAANNIVLGTYRHITAPECRQFLLRQAFEEAIHTHAYQYIVESLGLDEGEIFNAYHEIPTIRAKDEFLIPFIETLTDPNFKTGTPEADQQLLRSLIVFACIMEGLFFYVGFAQILALGRQNKMTGAAEQYQYILRDESMHCNFGIDLINTIKLENPHLWTPAFRDEIRTLMQRGVELEYRYAEDTMPRGVLGLNASMFKEYLRFIANRRCQQIGLDAIYPGAENPFPWMSEMIDLKKERNFFETRVIEYQTGGALSWD, from the coding sequence ATGCTGAATTTTGACGACGACCTCATTTCTGCAAATCGCACCCAGCCCCGCGTGGCTGAGGCAGGGGTATCGTCTTCGGTGGCAACGCATGACGAAGCGCGTCGTATCAACGTCGCAGACAAGCGCGTCATCAACGGTGCGACCGACGTCAATCAACTCGTTCCGTTCAAGTACAAGTGGGCGTGGGAGAAGTACCTCGCGACCTGCGCGAATCACTGGATGCCGCAAGAGGTGAACATGGCGCGCGACATCGCGCTATGGAAGGACCCGAACGGCCTCACCGAGGACGAGCGGCGTATCGTCAAGCGCAACCTCGGGTTCTTTGTCACTGCCGATTCGCTTGCCGCCAACAACATCGTGCTGGGCACCTATCGCCACATCACCGCACCGGAGTGCCGCCAGTTTCTGCTGCGCCAGGCCTTCGAAGAGGCGATCCACACGCATGCTTACCAATACATCGTCGAGTCGCTCGGACTCGACGAGGGCGAGATCTTCAACGCCTATCACGAGATCCCGACGATCCGTGCGAAGGACGAGTTCCTGATCCCGTTCATCGAGACACTCACCGATCCGAATTTCAAGACCGGCACGCCTGAAGCAGATCAGCAGTTGTTGCGTTCGCTGATCGTCTTCGCCTGCATCATGGAAGGGCTCTTCTTCTACGTTGGCTTTGCGCAGATTCTTGCGCTGGGCCGCCAGAACAAGATGACCGGCGCTGCCGAGCAGTACCAGTACATTCTTCGTGACGAGTCGATGCACTGCAATTTCGGCATCGACCTCATCAACACCATCAAACTCGAGAATCCACACTTGTGGACGCCGGCGTTCCGCGACGAGATCCGCACGCTCATGCAGCGTGGCGTCGAGCTCGAATACCGCTATGCCGAAGACACCATGCCGCGCGGCGTGCTGGGTCTGAACGCGTCAATGTTCAAGGAGTACCTGCGATTCATCGCTAATCGCCGTTGCCAGCAGATTGGCCTCGATGCGATCTATCCGGGCGCGGAAAATCCGTTCCCCTGGATGAGCGAAATGATCGACTTGAAGAAGGAGCGCAACTTCTTCGAGACGCGGGTGATCGAGTACCAGACGGGAGGGGCGCTGAGTTGGGATTAA
- a CDS encoding transglycosylase SLT domain-containing protein, with translation MIYATRVAAAARHVGTFVLHFAHGSLLVAGLVVTVVFGMRVFDQGLSGLPLNNLFGHAEASVAAEDSLSPADLVAVEQDPVVVDPEHPDRLSPEMERVTEYLARRYKVARAAVEPLIVSAQKVGQSVGLDPLLIVAVMGIESSFNPFAESPFGAQGLMQIVPRFHQDKFDEKAGDAPLLDPTENIRVGAQVLKEYIRRNGSLTAGLQQYGGAADDPAEGYANKVIAEKQRLQLAMRQGAKLALAK, from the coding sequence ATGATCTACGCAACTCGCGTCGCGGCAGCAGCCCGGCACGTCGGTACATTTGTTCTGCACTTCGCCCATGGCAGCCTGCTCGTAGCGGGCTTGGTGGTGACAGTCGTGTTTGGCATGCGCGTATTCGATCAGGGTTTGAGTGGTTTGCCGCTCAACAACCTGTTCGGCCATGCCGAGGCGAGCGTCGCTGCGGAAGATTCGCTGTCGCCAGCTGATCTTGTTGCAGTGGAGCAGGACCCGGTTGTCGTCGATCCTGAGCATCCGGATCGTCTGTCGCCTGAAATGGAACGCGTGACCGAGTATCTCGCCCGTCGTTACAAAGTGGCACGTGCGGCCGTTGAGCCGCTGATCGTGTCGGCACAGAAGGTTGGGCAGTCTGTCGGGCTTGACCCGCTGCTGATCGTCGCGGTGATGGGTATTGAGTCGAGCTTCAACCCGTTTGCCGAGAGTCCGTTCGGCGCGCAGGGGCTGATGCAGATCGTGCCGCGTTTCCATCAGGACAAGTTCGATGAGAAGGCGGGCGACGCTCCACTGCTTGATCCGACCGAGAACATTCGCGTCGGCGCCCAAGTGCTCAAGGAGTACATCCGCCGCAACGGTTCGCTGACCGCGGGTCTGCAACAGTACGGTGGTGCGGCCGATGATCCGGCCGAGGGCTACGCCAACAAGGTGATCGCCGAAAAGCAACGCCTGCAACTGGCGATGCGGCAGGGCGCCAAGCTCGCGCTAGCGAAGTAA
- a CDS encoding pyridoxal phosphate-dependent aminotransferase produces the protein MSEYTQPLCAGPLAARAREIEPFHVMELLARTQTLEARGRDIIHMEVGEPDFPTPAPVIEAAQRFLTQGQVRYTPALGLPALRDAISTYYATRFGVTVPASRIIVTAGASGALLLALAALTQPGDSWLVPDPGYPCNRHFVRAYEGVAQALPVLARDAFQPTLAQVNQAWGPTTRGLMVASPSNPTGTLISPAALEQLAGFVAERQGALIVDEIYQGLSYGIAPTTALASRHPCFVINSFSKYFGMTGWRLGWLVAPEAYVRDLEKLAQHFFISPSTPAQHAALAAFSPETIEILEHRRMAFASRRDVLCSGLRELGFVVPADPAGAFYVYADVSAHAQDSAAFAHHLLETAGVAATPGIDFGQQSPERWLRFAYTTDEARIEEALARMRQVLA, from the coding sequence ATGTCCGAATACACTCAGCCCCTGTGCGCCGGCCCGCTTGCGGCACGCGCGCGCGAAATCGAGCCCTTCCATGTCATGGAGCTTCTTGCGCGCACGCAAACGCTTGAAGCCAGGGGCCGCGACATCATCCACATGGAGGTCGGAGAGCCGGACTTCCCCACGCCGGCGCCCGTAATCGAGGCAGCGCAACGCTTCCTTACGCAAGGACAGGTTCGCTACACGCCCGCGCTCGGCCTGCCAGCGTTGCGCGACGCGATTTCCACTTACTACGCCACGCGATTCGGCGTCACCGTCCCCGCGTCGCGCATCATCGTCACCGCAGGGGCATCCGGCGCGCTGCTGCTCGCCCTCGCCGCACTGACCCAACCGGGCGACAGCTGGCTGGTGCCAGATCCCGGCTACCCCTGTAACCGCCATTTCGTGCGCGCCTACGAAGGTGTCGCACAGGCGCTGCCGGTGCTCGCACGCGACGCGTTCCAGCCAACGCTGGCGCAGGTCAATCAAGCCTGGGGCCCCACGACGCGAGGCCTGATGGTCGCGAGCCCATCCAACCCCACAGGGACGCTGATATCGCCCGCAGCGCTCGAACAGCTTGCCGGCTTTGTTGCGGAACGCCAGGGTGCGCTGATCGTCGATGAGATCTACCAAGGTTTGAGCTACGGCATTGCGCCGACGACTGCGCTCGCAAGCCGTCACCCCTGCTTCGTCATCAACAGCTTCTCGAAGTACTTCGGCATGACCGGCTGGCGGCTCGGCTGGCTCGTCGCGCCCGAGGCGTATGTGCGCGATCTTGAGAAGCTCGCGCAGCACTTTTTCATCAGCCCATCCACGCCGGCGCAGCACGCCGCGCTCGCCGCGTTCTCCCCGGAGACGATCGAGATCCTTGAGCATCGGCGGATGGCGTTCGCCAGCCGACGCGATGTGCTCTGCTCGGGTCTTCGGGAGCTCGGTTTTGTCGTGCCCGCAGATCCCGCCGGCGCGTTCTATGTGTATGCCGACGTGAGCGCACACGCGCAAGACAGCGCGGCGTTCGCGCACCACCTGCTCGAAACGGCGGGCGTTGCCGCTACCCCTGGCATCGATTTCGGCCAGCAATCGCCTGAACGCTGGCTGCGCTTCGCCTACACCACGGATGAAGCACGCATCGAGGAGGCGCTCGCACGCATGCGCCAGGTTCTGGCCTGA